AGCATGGTGTCGTCGATCGGGCCGAGCGTGATGCCGTAGCGGCTCAGCACCTTGCTGTCGTACTTCATGTTCTGGCCGATCTTAAGAACGCTTTCGTCCTCCAACATCGGCTTTAAAAGGCCCAGCGCCTCGTTCAGATCGATCTGCCCTTCGGCGCGTGCATCGCCGCCGAACAGGTCGTCGGTGGCCGAGGCACGGTGGCCGAGCGGGACGTAGCACGCCTTGCCAGCCTCAACGCAAAGCGACACGCCGACCAGTTCAGCCTGCATTTCATTGAGCGACGTCGTCTCGGTATCGAAGGCGACATAGCCGCGCTCATAGGCCTGCGCGATCCAGCCCTTCAGAGCCTCGACATCACTGACGCATTCGTAGTCGTCGGGATTGAACGGCAGTGCCTCGGGCGCATCCGCGGGCGCGGCGTCGGGACTATCGGGGGTCACTTCGGCAACGGTAGGTGCATCGACGCCCAGCTTGTCGGCGATACGCTTGGTGATCGTGCGGAATTCCATCTCGGCAAGGAAACCGAGCAGCTTTTCCGGCTCAGGATCGCGGATCTCCAGCTCTTCGATGGTGAAATCCAGCTCCATATCGCAATCGAGCTGCACCAGCTTTTTCGAGATTTCGATCTGCTCGCGGAATTCGATCAGGGTCTGGCGACGCTTGGGCTGTTTGATCTCTTCTGCGCGGTCGAGAAGCGTTTCCAGATCGCCGTATTCGTTGATGAGAAGGGCGGCGGTCTTGATACCGATGCCAGGCGCGCCCGGCACGTTATCGACAGAGTCGCCAGCCAGCGCCTGCACGTCCACAACGCGCTCCGGCCCGACGCCGAATTTTTCCTCGACGCCTTCGCGGTCAATGCGCTTGTTCTTCATCGGGTCGAGCATTTCGACACCGTCACCGACGAGTTGCATCAGGTCCTTGTCCGACGACACGATGGTCACACGGCCGCCAGCCTCGCGCGCACGGCAGGACAGAGTCGCGATGATATCGTCGGCCTCATAGCCTTCGATCTCGTGGCAGGCGATGTTGAACGCGCGGGTTGCCTCGCGGGTCAGCGGGAACTGGGGCTTCAGATCCTCGGGCGCAGGCGGACGGTGCGCTTTGTACTGGTCGTAGATCGCGTTGCGGAAGGAATCACCCGAATGGTCGAAAATGACCGCCACGTGGGTCGCTGCATCGGGGCCGGTATTCCCTTCGACATAACGCTGGAGCATGTTCACAAAGCCGCTCACCGCGCCCACAGGCAGGCCATCGGATTTACGGGTCAGCGGGGGAAGCGCGTGGTAGGCGCGAAAGATGAACGCCGATCCGTCGATGAGATGGAGGTGACAACCTTTACCGAAACCGCTCATTCCGTTTCCTTCCCCGTTTTTAGTCAGAGAGGTTGTGTCACGTTCCGCCGCATCCTTCCAGTCGCGTTTTGTTCTGCATCGGCAGGCTCAAGCCGAACATGCAGACACACAAAAGCACGGCCAGTTGCCCAGCCGCGCCTCAAACCATTCCGGTCAGACCTAGAAAATCAGTGGTCGTGCGAAGGGTTGTCGCTGATCTCGTAACGGCAATCGCAGTACGGGCACTCGACGAAGCCCTCTTCGTGCGGGATCGTCAGCCAGACGCGCGGATGGCCCAGAGCACCTTCGCCACCGTCACAGGCGATCTTGTACGTGTCGACGATCTTGGTTTCGGGTGCTGCAATGGTCATCACTTGGCCTATATGGTTGTCGCGGGACTTGGCCCGCTTTAGATCGGGAACAAGGTTATATCAAGCCCAAGCATGGGCAAGCGGGAAAGTACTATGACGGAAAACGCCATCGAGATCGAAGGTCTGCGCAAGACTTATGCGGCCACGCCCCGCACCGAAGCCAAAGAAGCGCTGAAGGGAATCGATCTCAACATCCCGCGCGGCTCGATCTTCGGCCTTCTCGGCCCGAACGGCGCAGGCAAATCGACGATCATCAACATCCTCGCTGGCCTCGTGAACAAAACCGGTGGCCGCGTGAATATCTGGGGCTTCGATCAGGACAAGAACCCACGCCAGTCCCGCGCCGCCATCGGCATCATGCCGCAAGAGCCGAATCTCGATCCGTTTTTCACTCCGCGCGGCAGCCTCGAAGTACAAGCGGGCCTCTACGGCGTGCCGAAATCGCAGCGCCGCACCAAGGAAATCCTCGAGCTCATCGGCCTCACCGACAAAGCCGAAGCCTACGCGCGCTCACTCTCGGGCGGTATGCGCCGCCGCCTCTTGCTAGGCAAAGCGCTGGTCCACACCCCGCAGATCCTCGTCCTTGACGAGCCGACCGCTGGCGTCGACATCGAACTGCGCAACATGCTCTGGGCCAACGTCCGCCGCCTGAACGAAGAGCAAGGCATGACGATCATCCTCACCACGCACTACCTCGAAGAAGCGCAGGAAATGTGTGACGAGATCGCGATCATCAACCATGGGCAGCTGATCACCCGCGACACTACCGCCAATCTGCTCGGCCGCCTCGACAGCAAAACCATGGTGATCACGCCCGCCGTTGAGACCGCGATCCCCGACCTGCCCGCAGGCCTCACCGCCGCAACGCGCAAAGACGGCAGTCTCGCCTTCACCTACAAACCGCGCGAAACCTCCGCCGAAGAAGTCCTCGCCGTGGTCCACAACGCTGGCATCCGCATCGCGGACGTGAAAACCGAAGAAGCCGACCTCGAAGACGTCTTCCTCGCCCTCACCTCCAATAAATAAGGGCGCAGAAAACCGCGCCCTCTCTTCATTCTGATAAAAATACCTCCGCCGGAGGCACCGCTCGCGCAACGCGCGGGCGGATCAGATCGCCAGCATCTTGCCCAGCGGCTGTCCTGCAAGAATGTGCAGGTGATAATGCGGCACTTCCTGACCGCCATGGTCGCGGGTGTTGGCAATGGCGCGGAAACCGTCCTCGGCGTTGATCTGTTTGCACACCTCGGCGACCGCCTGCATAAACCCGACCTGCTCTTCAGCACTCGCTTCCATCGCGAAATGGTCCAGCGACATGTACGGCCCCTTCGGGATCACCAGCACATGGACCGGCGCTTGAGGCGCGATGTCTTCGAACGCCAGCGCGTGGTCGTTTTCGTAAACAGTCTTGTTCGGGATCTCGCCGCGCAGGATGCGGGCAAAGATATTCTGCGGATCGTAATCGAACGCCATGTCGGGCCTCAGTCGTGGAACAGGTATGGGGTTTCGGCGATCAGCCGCGCCTCCTCGTCGGAGACTGACAGAAACTGGCCAAGCGCGCGAGCATTCGCTTCGACCGGATCGCTTTCGTTAATGGTGTAGTAGTGGGTAAACCGCGCCTCGCGGATGCGCTCCGCTTCATGGAGCACGTCATTGCGCACGGACGGAAGCAGGCGCGACATCGCATCGGCAGGCGTCTCGCCGCCCGCCAGACCGACGCGTTGTGCATGGCCTTGCAGGTAGTCGTCAGAGAACTGGCACTGCACGACCATGATCCGCGTGGTGGCGCGGTCGTTGACGAAGTCCTGCATCAGATCGAGGCTGGAAGTGTCCATACACACCACCATCCGGTCCGACTGGTGATAGTCGAACAGCATCCGCATCAGCGCACGCCGGTGGCGATGGCGTTTGGACAGGCTGTCCTGAATACCGCCAAGGTCCGGCAGGTCTGTATTCTCCTCGTTGAACAGATAGGCCACGGTCGGCAAATCCGTGCGGGCCGAGATCGACTGGATCAGACGCTTCGCGACGTGCCACTTCTTGCAGGCAATAATCAGCAACTCGCGCTCCGGCCCGAGGCTGGCCTCGGTTTCCCAGAAGCGCGGTGCGAAACGGCGGCCCTCGCGGCCCCTGCCCGTCAGAAAGTCAAACAGCTTGCGCCCCTCGTTCGAGATGCCGAAATGATCCCGCTCCGACGCCCAAAGCTTACCGAGCCGTTTCTTCAGTTCTTTCGCTTCAGGGCTGATCTTGCGCGCGAACAGCGTGTCCTGCGCCAACAACAGATCGTAGTGGTCGTTGTAGAATGTCACCGGCATCCCGTAGTCCGTGAACATCAGGAACGTCAGCGTGCGTGTCTCGATTTCCTTCGCAGGCACGAGGTGCCGCACGAGCGTCTGGAAAAACGTTTCATCAGGAATCCACGTGGTCTCGAAGAACTTCATCACGTCCTTCCGCTGCCGCGTGAATTCGAGAATCTTTTCCACTGTCTGACGGCGCAGACACCACCACTGGCTGCCGATCTGCACGTCGATATCGTGCGGGATCTCGCGGGTCAGACCGAAACGGCGTTGCAACCAGAACGACCAATAGAACCGGCGCTTCTGGGTTCGCTCGTTGAACCAGTGACGGTAGATCAGGCGCTCTTCTTTCATGCCCGTCTTGATCCAGTCGCTCTTGAAGAAGTCGAAACTCTCCACGAAGTCGCAGTCGTGCCGATCAAGAAAGCTGTGCGCATACCGCGCCGATTTCGTCGCCATGCAATCGCCCGACAGCATGTAGAAATGCGTTGCACGGGGGAACGCCTCTTCTGCCGCGATGATCGCTTCGAGCGACGCTGCAACGAGGCTCCACTCACCCCACCCGCATTTCAGGCGTTTGCGCGCGTATGTGACATTCGGATTATCGGCGAGTTCCGTGCGGATTCGATCGAAATACGCCTTGGGCGCACGGGCGTCGAAATGGATCGAAATATAGTCGCCTGCAGCAGTCAGCTGTTCAGCCTGCTGGATGATCGCGTCAGGATCTTTGTGGCAGAGAAGTATGAACGCGATTTTTGCCATCTAAGAAACAGTCAGTGCCCGCTGTATAGTCCTGAATACTTTGATATTCTCACCAATCGTTGTATTCAACGAACCGACTGATTGATATGTCGATAACATCCGGACTTGTCGCAAAACAAGTGACAGGTCGTGTCAAAAGGGGACGTGCATGGGATTTCCGGGCGTATGGATGACCGAGAGCGAGAGCATGGTGTACCGTGTGGTGCCCAAATGTGCATGTTCGAGCATCGGCCAGATCATGTTCTATTCGGACCACGGCCGCTTTTTCGATGGCGACATCCATGATTCCACCTCGGGTCTGCACAAGTGGTCTCAAGACGAGAGTCAGGCGCCCATCACGGAGAACGTGAAGTCCCACAAAAGCTATGCCTACAGCTGCGTGCGCAATCCCTACACGCGCATCCTGTCGTCTTTCTTTGACAAGATCGCGGGCATCCAGCGCAACGGTCGCCGGTATCGCGGCAACCTTGTGCCGCAACTGACGCAGAAGTACGGCATTCAGGTCGGCTCGCCCGAGGACAACTTCGACTTCGACCAGATCCAGTCGTTCCGCCGCTTCCTGCTGTTCGCGCGCGACACCATCCGTTTCAAGCGCCCCATGGACCCCGATATCCACTGGTCGGCCATGTCGGGCCACATCGCCACGTTCATCGTGAACGGCGGGCGCTACGATAACATCTTCTGGACCGAGAAATTCAACGAAGGAATGCAGAGCGTCCTCGACAACATCGAAACGCCGCATCCCATCGACCTGAACAACATCCCGCGCTTCAACGAAAGCGAAGGCCACGGACCCAAGCGTCTGCATCCGGTCGAGGATTACTTCGACGATCTTTCGATGCATCTGGTCTACGAAATCTACAAGAAGGACTTCCAGCTCTTCAAATACGATTTCGAAAACCCGTCGAACAAGATGCCGATCGGAGAGATCGACCTCGACGAGGTTCATGCCAAACTGGGCGACTAACGAAAAAGCCGGCGTCTCCGCCGGCTTTTCTGTTTAGAGGTTGTTCTCGGCGAAAAGCGCCTTGAGGTCCGTTTCGGCACGCGGCCCGACCTGACGGATCACCTGCCCCGCCACGAGGCAGCCCATACGTCCGCAGGTCTCCATGTCGCGGCCAGTGACCATGCCATAGATGAAGCCAGCGGCGAAACCGTCGCCCGCGCCCGTCGCATCCACAGGCACGATCTTTTCGACGGGCACGTCGGTGCGTTCGCCGTTTGCAATGATGGTCACACCGTCGCCAGAACGGGTGCAGGCCACCAGCGGGCAAATCTCGGCGGTTTTCTTCAGGGCTTCTTCCAGATCGTCGGTTTCGAACAGCGACTTGATCTCGTCTTCGTTGCCGATGACGTAGTCGAGTTCGTTTTCGATCAGGCTCAGGAAGTCGGCGCGGTGACGCTCGACGCAGAACGGATCGGAAATCGCGATACCTGCCTTGCCGCCGTTTCCGCTACAGGCGCGGGCCATCGCGGTGAAAGCTTCCTTACCCTTGTCCTTGTCGAACAGGTAACCTTCGAGGAACACGGCCTCGGAGTCCGCAGCCACGGCTAGATCGACGTCCTCGGTGCCCAGTTCGGCCGAAACGCCGAGGTAGGTGTTCATCGAACGCTCGCCATCGGGCGAGACGAAGATCATCGAACGAGAGGTCGGCAGCTCAGCGCCAGCCACCGGCGGGTTCACGAAAGCGGTGCCCACCTTCTCCATCGCGTCGGCGTAGAAACGGCCAAGCGCATCGTCACGCACGCGGCCCACGAACGCGGTGCGCGCACCCAGCGCGCCCAGACCTGCCAGCGTGTTGGCGACCGAACCACCAGCGGCCTGCTTGCGGTCTTCCATCGACGCATAGAGCAGTTCGGCACGTTCGCGCTCGACCAGCTGCATGATGCCTTTTTCGATGTCCATCAGCTCCAGAAAGCTGTCGTCAGCATGGGCGATAACATCGACGATGGCGTTGCCGATGCCGACAACCTGATACTTCTTCATAGGTTCTTGTCCTCGAATTGACACAAGTCGCGGATCAGACAGGCCGCGCATTTGGGTTTACGGGCGACGCACGTATACCGTCCGTGCAGAATTAGCCAGTGGTGAGCGTGCTGCTGGAAATGTGCGGGGATGTG
Above is a window of Marivivens aquimaris DNA encoding:
- a CDS encoding zinc-finger domain-containing protein, whose product is MTIAAPETKIVDTYKIACDGGEGALGHPRVWLTIPHEEGFVECPYCDCRYEISDNPSHDH
- a CDS encoding ABC transporter ATP-binding protein, with translation MTENAIEIEGLRKTYAATPRTEAKEALKGIDLNIPRGSIFGLLGPNGAGKSTIINILAGLVNKTGGRVNIWGFDQDKNPRQSRAAIGIMPQEPNLDPFFTPRGSLEVQAGLYGVPKSQRRTKEILELIGLTDKAEAYARSLSGGMRRRLLLGKALVHTPQILVLDEPTAGVDIELRNMLWANVRRLNEEQGMTIILTTHYLEEAQEMCDEIAIINHGQLITRDTTANLLGRLDSKTMVITPAVETAIPDLPAGLTAATRKDGSLAFTYKPRETSAEEVLAVVHNAGIRIADVKTEEADLEDVFLALTSNK
- a CDS encoding histidine triad nucleotide-binding protein is translated as MAFDYDPQNIFARILRGEIPNKTVYENDHALAFEDIAPQAPVHVLVIPKGPYMSLDHFAMEASAEEQVGFMQAVAEVCKQINAEDGFRAIANTRDHGGQEVPHYHLHILAGQPLGKMLAI
- a CDS encoding DUF5928 domain-containing protein, which encodes MAKIAFILLCHKDPDAIIQQAEQLTAAGDYISIHFDARAPKAYFDRIRTELADNPNVTYARKRLKCGWGEWSLVAASLEAIIAAEEAFPRATHFYMLSGDCMATKSARYAHSFLDRHDCDFVESFDFFKSDWIKTGMKEERLIYRHWFNERTQKRRFYWSFWLQRRFGLTREIPHDIDVQIGSQWWCLRRQTVEKILEFTRQRKDVMKFFETTWIPDETFFQTLVRHLVPAKEIETRTLTFLMFTDYGMPVTFYNDHYDLLLAQDTLFARKISPEAKELKKRLGKLWASERDHFGISNEGRKLFDFLTGRGREGRRFAPRFWETEASLGPERELLIIACKKWHVAKRLIQSISARTDLPTVAYLFNEENTDLPDLGGIQDSLSKRHRHRRALMRMLFDYHQSDRMVVCMDTSSLDLMQDFVNDRATTRIMVVQCQFSDDYLQGHAQRVGLAGGETPADAMSRLLPSVRNDVLHEAERIREARFTHYYTINESDPVEANARALGQFLSVSDEEARLIAETPYLFHD
- a CDS encoding sulfotransferase family protein, which encodes MGFPGVWMTESESMVYRVVPKCACSSIGQIMFYSDHGRFFDGDIHDSTSGLHKWSQDESQAPITENVKSHKSYAYSCVRNPYTRILSSFFDKIAGIQRNGRRYRGNLVPQLTQKYGIQVGSPEDNFDFDQIQSFRRFLLFARDTIRFKRPMDPDIHWSAMSGHIATFIVNGGRYDNIFWTEKFNEGMQSVLDNIETPHPIDLNNIPRFNESEGHGPKRLHPVEDYFDDLSMHLVYEIYKKDFQLFKYDFENPSNKMPIGEIDLDEVHAKLGD
- a CDS encoding adenosine kinase, with the translated sequence MKKYQVVGIGNAIVDVIAHADDSFLELMDIEKGIMQLVERERAELLYASMEDRKQAAGGSVANTLAGLGALGARTAFVGRVRDDALGRFYADAMEKVGTAFVNPPVAGAELPTSRSMIFVSPDGERSMNTYLGVSAELGTEDVDLAVAADSEAVFLEGYLFDKDKGKEAFTAMARACSGNGGKAGIAISDPFCVERHRADFLSLIENELDYVIGNEDEIKSLFETDDLEEALKKTAEICPLVACTRSGDGVTIIANGERTDVPVEKIVPVDATGAGDGFAAGFIYGMVTGRDMETCGRMGCLVAGQVIRQVGPRAETDLKALFAENNL